The Proteus vulgaris genome has a segment encoding these proteins:
- the topA_1 gene encoding DNA-binding protein — translation MVKNMPFTQQPEQDKCPECGSELVMKNGGHGPFLGCSAYPKCHYIKTLKSQGDGQIIKILEGQPCQCCGADLVLRQGKFGMFIGCSNYPECEHIEQIDKPDETIIPCPQCGKGKLLQRKSRFGKTFYACNRYPECQFVLNNKPVNGECEYCHYLLLMEKRSSQGVRLVCASKLCGKPQTKREEHE, via the coding sequence ATGGTAAAAAATATGCCGTTTACACAGCAACCTGAACAGGACAAATGCCCTGAATGTGGCAGTGAGTTGGTCATGAAAAATGGTGGTCATGGCCCTTTTTTAGGATGTTCTGCTTATCCTAAATGTCACTATATAAAAACATTAAAATCGCAAGGTGATGGTCAAATTATAAAAATTCTAGAAGGGCAACCTTGTCAATGCTGTGGTGCTGATTTAGTGTTGCGTCAGGGTAAATTTGGCATGTTTATTGGTTGCAGTAATTACCCAGAGTGTGAACACATAGAACAAATAGATAAACCTGATGAAACCATTATTCCTTGTCCTCAATGCGGAAAGGGGAAATTGTTACAACGCAAGTCTCGGTTTGGTAAAACATTCTATGCTTGTAACCGATATCCAGAATGTCAATTTGTGTTAAATAATAAACCTGTTAATGGTGAGTGTGAGTATTGTCATTATTTATTATTGATGGAAAAAAGGTCTTCTCAGGGAGTAAGATTAGTGTGCGCCAGCAAATTATGTGGGAAGCCGCAAACAAAAAGAGAAGAACATGAATAA
- the rimN gene encoding putative ribosome maturation factor has product MNNEASPVNNTIIEALHNNKVIAYPTEAVFGVGCDPDNEHAVMALLALKQRSIEKGLILIADNYEQLKPYIDDSALTPTQRDRMFASWPGPVTWVIPAKSTTPKWLTGRFSSLAVRVTDHAIVKGLCLAYGKPLVSTSANLSGLPPCRTVEEVREQFQDIIPIVEGDVGGRQNPSEIRDVLTGELYRQG; this is encoded by the coding sequence ATGAATAACGAAGCATCACCTGTAAATAATACTATTATAGAAGCACTACATAACAATAAAGTTATCGCATATCCAACAGAAGCTGTATTCGGGGTTGGTTGTGATCCTGATAATGAACATGCTGTTATGGCACTATTAGCACTAAAGCAACGCTCAATCGAAAAAGGATTAATTTTAATTGCTGACAATTATGAGCAATTAAAACCTTACATTGATGATAGTGCATTAACACCTACTCAACGAGACAGAATGTTTGCATCTTGGCCAGGGCCGGTTACATGGGTCATTCCCGCCAAGTCGACAACACCAAAGTGGTTAACTGGGAGGTTTTCTTCTTTGGCAGTGAGAGTGACAGATCATGCCATTGTTAAAGGGCTCTGTTTGGCTTATGGAAAACCTTTAGTGTCAACTAGTGCTAACTTAAGTGGATTGCCACCATGTCGTACAGTTGAAGAAGTAAGAGAACAATTTCAGGACATCATTCCTATTGTTGAAGGGGATGTTGGTGGTCGGCAAAATCCTTCTGAAATTCGAGATGTGTTAACGGGTGAATTATATCGACAAGGGTGA
- the aroE gene encoding shikimate dehydrogenase, with protein sequence MEKYLVMGNPIEHSQSPFIHQFFSKQTGIEYGYGRLLVPLNEFDKTASRFFANGGRGANVTVPFKEEAFRFVDKLTDRAKGCGAVNSIVKLEDGSLLGDNTDGQGLILDLARLDFIVPGKVGSVLVIGAGGATRGILLPLLDYDCDITLTNRTFTKAEQLVKEFSQFGTIRAIAPKDVADRHYDLIINASASSMTNDLPPIPNDVYGFETACYDLYYQAGMTSFLYNALKHGSTRLSDGLGMLVGQAAYAFELWYERVPDINPVLTVLREKLNQ encoded by the coding sequence ATGGAAAAATATTTAGTGATGGGAAATCCTATCGAACATAGCCAATCACCTTTTATTCATCAGTTTTTTTCAAAACAAACAGGAATAGAGTATGGCTATGGGCGTTTACTTGTTCCTTTGAATGAATTTGATAAAACAGCCTCTCGTTTTTTTGCGAATGGAGGACGAGGTGCTAATGTTACAGTTCCTTTTAAAGAAGAAGCCTTTCGTTTTGTAGATAAATTGACAGATAGAGCAAAGGGATGTGGTGCAGTTAACTCTATTGTTAAACTGGAAGATGGTTCACTTCTTGGTGATAATACAGACGGGCAAGGGCTTATTTTGGATCTAGCCAGGCTTGATTTTATTGTGCCTGGCAAAGTTGGGTCCGTTTTAGTGATTGGTGCTGGTGGTGCAACGAGAGGAATATTGCTTCCATTACTTGATTATGATTGCGATATTACCTTGACTAATCGTACATTCACTAAAGCTGAGCAACTGGTAAAAGAATTTAGCCAATTTGGGACGATTAGAGCGATTGCTCCTAAAGATGTTGCTGATAGACATTATGATTTAATCATAAATGCATCTGCATCTAGTATGACTAATGACTTACCGCCTATTCCTAATGATGTATATGGCTTTGAAACCGCTTGTTATGATCTTTATTATCAAGCAGGCATGACATCATTTCTATACAACGCATTAAAACATGGAAGTACACGTTTATCTGATGGATTAGGCATGCTTGTCGGGCAAGCTGCCTATGCATTTGAACTATGGTATGAGCGTGTGCCAGATATTAACCCTGTCTTAACTGTTTTGAGAGAAAAATTGAATCAATGA
- a CDS encoding Protein of uncharacterised function (DUF1488), whose translation MNQSIQFPERETWLAETHCVLFPVMINGMLFNCQITEQELIERFGIGDGILLFKQNRWDIEEEFEELVTEYELSTLHPIYSLSMAD comes from the coding sequence ATGAACCAGTCTATTCAATTCCCAGAGCGTGAAACATGGTTAGCTGAGACTCATTGTGTTCTTTTTCCTGTTATGATCAATGGAATGCTTTTTAATTGTCAAATTACGGAGCAAGAGCTTATTGAGCGTTTTGGTATTGGAGACGGAATATTATTATTTAAACAAAATCGTTGGGACATTGAAGAAGAATTTGAAGAGCTGGTCACTGAGTATGAGTTATCAACTCTTCACCCTATTTATTCTTTATCAATGGCTGATTGA
- the yrdA gene encoding transferase, whose product MGKSTIRNYLNLSPSIDKDVFIDETATVIGDVRISKDVSIWPMVVIRGDVNYVSIGERSNIQDGSVLHVTHISHNDPEGFPLIIGDNVTVGHKAMLHGCTIGNRVLVGMGSILLDGAIIEDNVMIGAGSLVPPGKRLESGFLYLGSPAKKIRPLSSEEIEHFIYSANNYVEWKNNYLDTHQSAIDKE is encoded by the coding sequence ATGGGGAAATCAACAATCAGGAACTATTTAAACCTTTCACCTTCTATTGATAAAGATGTTTTTATCGACGAAACAGCAACTGTCATTGGTGATGTGCGTATTAGCAAAGATGTCAGTATCTGGCCAATGGTGGTTATTCGTGGCGATGTGAATTACGTCAGTATTGGAGAAAGGTCAAACATCCAAGATGGTTCCGTTCTTCATGTAACTCATATCTCCCACAATGATCCTGAAGGTTTTCCTCTTATTATTGGTGATAATGTCACTGTCGGACATAAAGCAATGTTACATGGATGCACAATAGGTAATCGTGTACTAGTTGGAATGGGATCTATTTTACTTGATGGTGCAATTATTGAAGACAATGTCATGATTGGCGCTGGCAGTTTAGTTCCACCAGGAAAACGACTTGAGAGTGGTTTTCTTTACTTAGGAAGTCCTGCTAAAAAAATTCGCCCACTCTCATCAGAAGAGATAGAACACTTTATCTATTCTGCTAATAATTATGTTGAGTGGAAAAATAATTATTTAGATACTCATCAATCAGCCATTGATAAAGAATAA